From Phragmites australis chromosome 5, lpPhrAust1.1, whole genome shotgun sequence, a single genomic window includes:
- the LOC133919798 gene encoding F-box/kelch-repeat protein At1g74510-like, which translates to MLEGQSCLISRSLPSSCEQESRLAYMTYHLLEITRSKRPPGALSIEHDGIAAVASLTKRTKSAENKKGEPLDCQGNNDQGYSDSSTLISSIGRDNSINCLARCSRSDYGSIASLNWSFRSLVRSGELYKERRQLGIAEHWVYFSCNVQEWEAYDPYRSRWMTLPRMPHNDCFMCSDKESLAVGTEVLVFGKEILSHIILSYSILTNSWSRGVEMNAPRCLFGSASFGEKAIIAGGMDAQGQVLRSAELYNSETKRWITLPSMNKARRMCSGVFMDGKFYVIGGMTSNTEVLTCGEEYDLHTGTWRVIENMSEGLNGASGAPPLVAVVENELYAAQYAGKLVRKYNKRDNTWTTLGELPERPEAVNGWGIAFRGCGERLLVIGGPRVLGGGMIELHSWIPREGPLQWNMIGSKPSGNFVYNCAVMGC; encoded by the coding sequence ATGTTGGAGGGTCAATCTTGCTTGATATCAAGGTCACTGCCGAGCTCCTGCGAGCAGGAATCCAGATTAGCTTACATGACTTACCACCTCCTCGAGATCACGAGGAGTAAGCGCCCACCTGGGGCCCTGTCTATTGAGCACGACGGAATTGCTGCAGTGGCATCATTGACAAAACGGACCAAATCGGCTGAGAACAAGAAGGGTGAACCACTGGATTGTCAAGGCAATAATGATCAGGGCTACTCAGATTCAAGCACCTTGATAAGTTCCATTGGCCGTGACAATTCAATCAATTGCCTTGCCCGTTGCTCTCGTTCCGATTATGGTTCTATTGCATCACTCAACTGGAGCTTCCGTTCACTTGTCCGCAGTGGTGAGCTGTACAAGGAACGCCGACAGCTGGGGATTGCAGAACACTGGGTCTACTTCTCCTGCAATGTGCAGGAGTGGGAGGCGTATGACCCCTACCGTTCACGGTGGATGACGCTTCCAAGGATGCCCCACAATGATTGTTTCATGTGTTCTGACAAGGAGTCACTTGCTGTGGGCACTGAAGTTCTGGTGTTTGGCAAGGAGATTCTTTCACATATTATTCTGAGCTATAGCATTCTGACAAACTCATGGTCGCGGGGTGTTGAAATGAATGCCCCTAGATGTTTGTTTGGATCAGCTAGTTTTGGGGAGAAAGCAATTATAGCTGGTGGCATGGATGCTCAAGGACAGGTGCTTCGCTCTGCTGAGCTGTATAACTCCGAAACTAAGAGATGGATAACACTTCCAAGCATGAATAAAGCAAGGCGAATGTGTTCTGGTGTCTTTATGGATGGCAAGTTTTATGTTATTGGGGGAATGACCAGTAACACAGAGGTGCTTACCTGTGGAGAAGAGTATGATTTACATACAGGTACCTGGCGGGTGATAGAAAACATGTCTGAGGGGCTcaatggtgcaagtggtgctccTCCACTTGTTGCTGTTGTCGAAAATGAGTTATACGCAGCGCAATATGCAGGAAAGTTAGTAAGAAAGTACAATAAAAGGGATAACACATGGACAACATTGGGAGAGCTACCAGAGCGACCGGAAGCTGTGAATGGCTGGGGTATTGCGTTCCGGGGTTGTGGAGAGCGGCTTTTGGTTATTGGTGGACCAAGAGTGTTGGGTGGTGGGATGATTGAGCTCCATTCTTGGATCCCAAGGGAGGGGCCATTGCAATGGAACATGATCGGAAGCAAACCTTCTGGTAACTTTGTTTATAACTGTGCTGTTATGGGGTGCTGA